The Apis mellifera strain DH4 linkage group LG13, Amel_HAv3.1, whole genome shotgun sequence genome includes a region encoding these proteins:
- the LOC100577146 gene encoding uncharacterized protein LOC100577146 isoform X2 has protein sequence MLKYSPTAGLSLSLLRFIYRSVSTSLLYKVACLLRVPPSPRRQFFTIDNYHTAFNCLDTFPNKIVELNSFVNEYMPESVKSNKYDDTIPIEGKVKCQSTISTSKNCDLNSVSDYGVSSYYSLSMCDRSRSRHGICKRKYYRSRGITGCNVRRRPGPLGQLLAFLFSTLATCTKKIVIAPSQYIVDNIIPTFFQRRELKNAQCGPSSNWSSSLSTYVTTLKKDTTVIGKLIDIMRPTVVKLITDTTILKRWLQAIALATASPPIELTNATRNTETIDCWAYELFFHLKYLQVNRARRTTDKVIAETESKSNDVIHANLWHRLVQLRDNYIILYETLQNYDKIRGIESEKQKE, from the exons ATGCTTAAATATAGCCCAACGGCCGGGCTAAGTTTATCTTTATTGAGGTTTATATACCGGTCCGTGTCGACCTCGTTGCTGTACAAAGTAGCTTGCCTGTTACGCGTTCCACCATCTCCCCGACgacaatttttcacaattgataattatcaCACT GCTTTTAATTGTCTGGATACATTCCCGAACAAAATCGTCGAATTGAACAGCTTCGTGAACGAGTATATGCCGGAATCCGTGAAGAGTAACAAATACGACGACACCATCCCCATCGAGGGTAAAGTCAAGTGTCAATCGACCATATCCACCTCGAAAAATTGCGATCTAAACAGTGTTTCGGACTATGGCG TTTCGAGTTACTATTCTCTGTCGATGTGTGATCGCAGTCGATCCCGACACGGTATTTGCAAAAGGAAATACTATCGATCCCGAGGGATAACTGGTTGCAACGTGCGTCGAAGGCCAGGACCGCTTGGACAACTGTTGGCATTTTTATTCAGCACCCTGGCCACGTGCACGAAAAAGATCGTCATAGCCCCGTCCCAGTACATCGTGGACAACATAATCCCGACGTTTTTCCAAAG GAGAGAATTGAAGAACGCACAATGCGGGCCTTCGTCGAACTGGAGCAGTTCCCTTTCCACTTACGTGACCACGTTGAAGAAAGACACGACGGTGATCGGGAAGCTGATCGATATTATGAGGCCCACTGTAGTGAAACTCATCACCGACACAACGATC TTGAAACGATGGCTCCAAGCGATCGCCTTGGCTACCGCGTCGCCCCCCATCGAACTAACCAATGCGACTCGCAACACCGAGACCATCGATTGTTGGGCATACGAGCTGTTCTTTCATCTCAAGTACCTTCAAGTGAATCGCGCGCGACGGACCACCGACAAA GTGATAGCCGAGACCGAGTCGAAATCGAACGACGTGATCCACGCAAACCTGTGGCACCGTTTGGTACAGCTTCGCGACAATTATATCATTCTGTACGAAACATTGCAGAACTACGATAAAATTCGCGGCATCGAGTCGGAGAAACAGAAAGAGTGA
- the LOC100577146 gene encoding uncharacterized protein LOC100577146 isoform X1, giving the protein MLKYSPTAGLSLSLLRFIYRSVSTSLLYKVACLLRVPPSPRRQFFTIDNYHTAFNCLDTFPNKIVELNSFVNEYMPESVKSNKYDDTIPIEGKVKCQSTISTSKNCDLNSVSDYGVSSYYSLSMCDRSRSRHGICKRKYYRSRGITGCNVRRRPGPLGQLLAFLFSTLATCTKKIVIAPSQYIVDNIIPTFFQRRELKNAQCGPSSNWSSSLSTYVTTLKKDTTVIGKLIDIMRPTVVKLITDTTILKRWLQAIALATASPPIELTNATRNTETIDCWAYELFFHLKYLQVNRARRTTDKVNPCFLTNQDSPSPLSALIAILSYETPPPSLRFVAGDSRDRVEIERRDPRKPVAPFGTASRQLYHSVRNIAELR; this is encoded by the exons ATGCTTAAATATAGCCCAACGGCCGGGCTAAGTTTATCTTTATTGAGGTTTATATACCGGTCCGTGTCGACCTCGTTGCTGTACAAAGTAGCTTGCCTGTTACGCGTTCCACCATCTCCCCGACgacaatttttcacaattgataattatcaCACT GCTTTTAATTGTCTGGATACATTCCCGAACAAAATCGTCGAATTGAACAGCTTCGTGAACGAGTATATGCCGGAATCCGTGAAGAGTAACAAATACGACGACACCATCCCCATCGAGGGTAAAGTCAAGTGTCAATCGACCATATCCACCTCGAAAAATTGCGATCTAAACAGTGTTTCGGACTATGGCG TTTCGAGTTACTATTCTCTGTCGATGTGTGATCGCAGTCGATCCCGACACGGTATTTGCAAAAGGAAATACTATCGATCCCGAGGGATAACTGGTTGCAACGTGCGTCGAAGGCCAGGACCGCTTGGACAACTGTTGGCATTTTTATTCAGCACCCTGGCCACGTGCACGAAAAAGATCGTCATAGCCCCGTCCCAGTACATCGTGGACAACATAATCCCGACGTTTTTCCAAAG GAGAGAATTGAAGAACGCACAATGCGGGCCTTCGTCGAACTGGAGCAGTTCCCTTTCCACTTACGTGACCACGTTGAAGAAAGACACGACGGTGATCGGGAAGCTGATCGATATTATGAGGCCCACTGTAGTGAAACTCATCACCGACACAACGATC TTGAAACGATGGCTCCAAGCGATCGCCTTGGCTACCGCGTCGCCCCCCATCGAACTAACCAATGCGACTCGCAACACCGAGACCATCGATTGTTGGGCATACGAGCTGTTCTTTCATCTCAAGTACCTTCAAGTGAATCGCGCGCGACGGACCACCGACAAAGTAAATCCTTGCTTTTTAACCAACCAagattccccctcccccctctccgccTTAATTGCAATCTTATCGTATGAaactcctcccccctctcttcgTTTCGTCGCAGGTGATAGCCGAGACCGAGTCGAAATCGAACGACGTGATCCACGCAAACCTGTGGCACCGTTTGGTACAGCTTCGCGACAATTATATCATTCTGTACGAAACATTGCAGAACTACGATAA
- the LOC100577146 gene encoding uncharacterized protein LOC100577146 isoform X4 produces the protein MATETSGEVSCLERLHQEAFNCLDTFPNKIVELNSFVNEYMPESVKSNKYDDTIPIEGKVKCQSTISTSKNCDLNSVSDYGVSSYYSLSMCDRSRSRHGICKRKYYRSRGITGCNVRRRPGPLGQLLAFLFSTLATCTKKIVIAPSQYIVDNIIPTFFQRRELKNAQCGPSSNWSSSLSTYVTTLKKDTTVIGKLIDIMRPTVVKLITDTTILKRWLQAIALATASPPIELTNATRNTETIDCWAYELFFHLKYLQVNRARRTTDKVIAETESKSNDVIHANLWHRLVQLRDNYIILYETLQNYDKIRGIESEKQKE, from the exons ATGGCAACGGAGACAAGTGGCGAGGTCTCGTGTCTCGAGCGTCTCCATCAAGAA GCTTTTAATTGTCTGGATACATTCCCGAACAAAATCGTCGAATTGAACAGCTTCGTGAACGAGTATATGCCGGAATCCGTGAAGAGTAACAAATACGACGACACCATCCCCATCGAGGGTAAAGTCAAGTGTCAATCGACCATATCCACCTCGAAAAATTGCGATCTAAACAGTGTTTCGGACTATGGCG TTTCGAGTTACTATTCTCTGTCGATGTGTGATCGCAGTCGATCCCGACACGGTATTTGCAAAAGGAAATACTATCGATCCCGAGGGATAACTGGTTGCAACGTGCGTCGAAGGCCAGGACCGCTTGGACAACTGTTGGCATTTTTATTCAGCACCCTGGCCACGTGCACGAAAAAGATCGTCATAGCCCCGTCCCAGTACATCGTGGACAACATAATCCCGACGTTTTTCCAAAG GAGAGAATTGAAGAACGCACAATGCGGGCCTTCGTCGAACTGGAGCAGTTCCCTTTCCACTTACGTGACCACGTTGAAGAAAGACACGACGGTGATCGGGAAGCTGATCGATATTATGAGGCCCACTGTAGTGAAACTCATCACCGACACAACGATC TTGAAACGATGGCTCCAAGCGATCGCCTTGGCTACCGCGTCGCCCCCCATCGAACTAACCAATGCGACTCGCAACACCGAGACCATCGATTGTTGGGCATACGAGCTGTTCTTTCATCTCAAGTACCTTCAAGTGAATCGCGCGCGACGGACCACCGACAAA GTGATAGCCGAGACCGAGTCGAAATCGAACGACGTGATCCACGCAAACCTGTGGCACCGTTTGGTACAGCTTCGCGACAATTATATCATTCTGTACGAAACATTGCAGAACTACGATAAAATTCGCGGCATCGAGTCGGAGAAACAGAAAGAGTGA
- the LOC100577146 gene encoding uncharacterized protein LOC100577146 isoform X3: protein MPESVKSNKYDDTIPIEGKVKCQSTISTSKNCDLNSVSDYGVSSYYSLSMCDRSRSRHGICKRKYYRSRGITGCNVRRRPGPLGQLLAFLFSTLATCTKKIVIAPSQYIVDNIIPTFFQRRELKNAQCGPSSNWSSSLSTYVTTLKKDTTVIGKLIDIMRPTVVKLITDTTILKRWLQAIALATASPPIELTNATRNTETIDCWAYELFFHLKYLQVNRARRTTDKVNPCFLTNQDSPSPLSALIAILSYETPPPSLRFVAGDSRDRVEIERRDPRKPVAPFGTASRQLYHSVRNIAELR from the exons ATGCCGGAATCCGTGAAGAGTAACAAATACGACGACACCATCCCCATCGAGGGTAAAGTCAAGTGTCAATCGACCATATCCACCTCGAAAAATTGCGATCTAAACAGTGTTTCGGACTATGGCG TTTCGAGTTACTATTCTCTGTCGATGTGTGATCGCAGTCGATCCCGACACGGTATTTGCAAAAGGAAATACTATCGATCCCGAGGGATAACTGGTTGCAACGTGCGTCGAAGGCCAGGACCGCTTGGACAACTGTTGGCATTTTTATTCAGCACCCTGGCCACGTGCACGAAAAAGATCGTCATAGCCCCGTCCCAGTACATCGTGGACAACATAATCCCGACGTTTTTCCAAAG GAGAGAATTGAAGAACGCACAATGCGGGCCTTCGTCGAACTGGAGCAGTTCCCTTTCCACTTACGTGACCACGTTGAAGAAAGACACGACGGTGATCGGGAAGCTGATCGATATTATGAGGCCCACTGTAGTGAAACTCATCACCGACACAACGATC TTGAAACGATGGCTCCAAGCGATCGCCTTGGCTACCGCGTCGCCCCCCATCGAACTAACCAATGCGACTCGCAACACCGAGACCATCGATTGTTGGGCATACGAGCTGTTCTTTCATCTCAAGTACCTTCAAGTGAATCGCGCGCGACGGACCACCGACAAAGTAAATCCTTGCTTTTTAACCAACCAagattccccctcccccctctccgccTTAATTGCAATCTTATCGTATGAaactcctcccccctctcttcgTTTCGTCGCAGGTGATAGCCGAGACCGAGTCGAAATCGAACGACGTGATCCACGCAAACCTGTGGCACCGTTTGGTACAGCTTCGCGACAATTATATCATTCTGTACGAAACATTGCAGAACTACGATAA